A window of Tautonia plasticadhaerens contains these coding sequences:
- a CDS encoding ASCH domain-containing protein encodes MKALSIQQPWAWLIAHGFKPLENRTWNTKFRGELLIHAGKTFDSDGYDWVREEFPEIPMPAPGDFERGGIVGKADLTDVVKSSDSPWFSGPVGFCLERAQPVDFLPMPGKLGFFEVDYPQQAAA; translated from the coding sequence ATGAAAGCGCTCAGCATCCAGCAGCCGTGGGCGTGGCTCATCGCCCACGGGTTCAAGCCGCTCGAAAACCGGACGTGGAACACGAAATTTCGCGGCGAACTCCTGATCCATGCCGGGAAGACGTTCGACAGCGACGGCTATGACTGGGTGCGTGAAGAATTCCCGGAGATTCCGATGCCAGCCCCGGGTGATTTCGAGCGTGGCGGCATCGTAGGCAAGGCAGATCTGACAGACGTTGTGAAATCCAGCGATTCGCCGTGGTTCTCCGGCCCGGTTGGCTTCTGTCTGGAGCGAGCTCAGCCGGTGGATTTTCTGCCGATGCCCGGTAAGCTGGGCTTCTTCGAGGTGGACTACCCGCAGCAGGCAGCCGCATGA